Proteins encoded together in one Aeromonas encheleia window:
- the gcvH gene encoding glycine cleavage system protein GcvH — MSHIPSELKYATSHEWVRVEANGEAVVGITEHAQDLLGDMVFVDLPEVGKQIGAGEDCAVAESVKAASDIYSPVSGEIIAINEELEGSPELVNSDPYGAGWLFRIKLDDAAELANLLDAEGYQNVVDEE, encoded by the coding sequence ATGAGCCATATCCCGAGCGAACTGAAATATGCCACCTCCCACGAGTGGGTCCGTGTTGAAGCCAACGGTGAGGCCGTGGTCGGTATCACCGAACACGCCCAGGATCTGCTGGGAGACATGGTGTTTGTCGATCTGCCGGAAGTGGGCAAGCAAATTGGCGCCGGTGAAGACTGCGCCGTGGCCGAGTCGGTGAAAGCCGCCTCCGACATCTACAGCCCGGTGAGCGGCGAGATCATCGCCATCAACGAAGAGCTGGAAGGCAGCCCCGAGCTGGTCAACTCCGACCCCTACGGCGCCGGCTGGCTGTTCCGCATCAAGCTGGATGACGCCGCTGAGCTGGCCAACCTGCTGGATGCCGAAGGCTACCAGAACGTGGTAGACGAAGAGTAA